A window of the Lactuca sativa cultivar Salinas chromosome 7, Lsat_Salinas_v11, whole genome shotgun sequence genome harbors these coding sequences:
- the LOC111904854 gene encoding 2S seed storage protein, translated as MAKLIALALAFAAFVAFASAHSTIITTTIEEENPISRKQCSRQIQGERFNQCERYLKQGQSWYEQIIPGQMQGGLQSCCQELQYVDEQCQCEAVKEAFRQAQKTQQQQGQQGESFGSQQIREMKQKAENLPNQCKLQTRQCQVGTISIITTTTITEENPQMCQNIRGRRFNQCQSYIQKQISGGKLLMGINRKGQQTEGVEQCCTELQNVEKDCQCEAMQEVYRQAQQMQRQQGSRQTQDLQWMVENLGNQCKLQVQQCRIPSAMF; from the coding sequence ATGGCAAAGCTTATAGCACTCGCACTCGCCTTCGCAGCCTTTGTAGCATTTGCTTCCGCTCATagcaccatcatcaccaccaccatcgagGAGGAAAACCCAATCTCGAGGAAGCAATGTAGCCGACAGATCCAGGGAGAAAGATTCAATCAGTGTGAGAGGTATCTCAAGCAGGGTCAAAGTTGGTATGAGCAAATCATCCCGGGTCAGATGCAGGGCGGGCTCCAGTCGTGCTGCCAAGAGCTTCAATACGTCGACGAGCAGTGCCAGTGCGAGGCTGTGAAGGAAGCCTTCCGACAAGCCCAGAAGACGCAACAACAGCAGGGACAGCAAGGTGAAAGCTTCGGTTCCCAGCAGATCAGAGAGATGAAGCAGAAGGCCGAAAACCTCCCTAACCAATGCAAACTCCAAACACGACAATGCCAAGTCGGAACCATctccatcatcaccaccaccaccatcactgaGGAGAACCCGCAGATGTGCCAGAACATCCGAGGACGACGATTCAACCAGTGCCAGAGTTACATCCAAAAACAAATTAGCGGTGGAAAACTTTTGATGGGCATCAACAGGAAAGGCCAACAGACCGAAGGCGTTGAACAATGCTGCACTGAACTTCAAAATGTTGAGAAAGATTGCCAGTGCGAGGCCATGCAGGAGGTTTACAGGCAAGCCCAGCAGATGCAGAGACAACAAGGTAGCCGCCAAACACAAGACTTGCAATGGATGGTTGAAAATCTAGGCAATCAATGCAAATTACAAGTCCAACAATGCCGAATCCCATCTGCAATGTTCTAA